Within Anolis sagrei isolate rAnoSag1 chromosome X, rAnoSag1.mat, whole genome shotgun sequence, the genomic segment cagcatgccagcgccttaaatcaagaaattgctttctaagatctacagaggtacttgcaggaacacctcagcaagcaagactccaaaagtggcaggctaaaatccagcacttcaatctgtggctgagaccaaatgagagactccctcctgggcacacagaagactgggcaacttggaaggagctgaacagactgtgctctgttaCCACGagatcttaagaaatggggctacaaattggAGTCcgcgacatgagagtgtggagaagagcaaaccacagactacgtactacaatgcaacctgagctctgccacatgcacaatggcggACCTTCTCATAGCTActcaagaggcactccaagtggccagcttctatcaaaggacatttaacataatgccaagtgttgctttttaaaaaaaaactctgtggttttttatacattataactttaTCCTCAATTCACTTtggacatgataaataaacaaacaaacaaataaataggcGAGAATGGCTGCTTCCCTTCCcaaattggtgctggggggagagatGCCATACGAAGAGAGCCAAGGAGGGTTGGTTTTTTTCTGGAGAGGGGACGGGGTTCTGTGTCATATAATTCAATGTTGTCAGTCCAGCCAAAGCTAAGCGCACCCATGCTAGGATTTGGGTGCTTTGCATTTCTTTTGAACTACGACTCTTGTTGTTTCCCATACTGACCTTGCTCCAGGAGGCTGCTGGGGGCCCGGAGGATCTTCCAGTACTTGCGCTCCCCTTCCTGGGCCTTCACCCCCATCAGCGCCATCAGAAATGGGCCTGAAAAGGTCTCCTTGGTCTCAAACCTGGGCAAAGCAGGGCAAAGCGGAAGCGTGGGGTTGCAGAGTCAGCTTTGGGAGGTTGAAAGCAAAGAATTTAAGCCCTGGGGCTGAGCCCCCGAGGAGATCCTGGGACTGGCAGGACCCAGGGGAGTCTCAGGGGAGACTCACGTGAGCGGTGCCCTGTCTTCCCTCGAGGCCACATTCAGCACATCCAGCAGAGAGGAGCCCTGGGCCACCGTCAGCACCCGCCGGAAGAGGGGCAGCTTGCGAGGCGGTTGCTTCACAATCAGCTGGACGGCTATTTGTTTGCTTGGCCGGGTGGCATGTGGTGCTGTGGGTGAGGGAGTGCCAAGGGCCAAACCATCTGCAAAGAAGCAGGTCAATTAGGAGGGAAAAGGATCCATTAGGGATGAAACTGAACACCAATGGAGCCAACTGTCATTACTGAATGAGTTGGTGGCAGAAGTTTTGGGCACCATCCCCCCGTCTGCCTTCCCTTCTTACCTCTCTCTGTGTGGCACTCCATGCTGGCAATGTCCAGGTAGCTCTTGCCATTCAGGACAGGCAAGAGTTGGGACTTGAAAAGGACGTCCTGGGAGTCTCCCTGCTCCAGGTGCTGGAGGAGGGAGGTCATGCCCTTGGGGCACTTGGGCTCCTTCTGGCTCTGCCCCACGGCAAGGAGGAACTGCATTGTGCCAGGAAAAGGAGGGCAAGCATCAGAGAAAGGCAGGCCTACTCAACTTGGCAGGAGAAGGGGGCCAAATTAAATGGGTGAACTCTCTTGGGGCCGAAGATAGGGTTTTCAAAACTCACTTTCCAAGTCAAGTAATCAATGATCTATTAGGATGGGCTTCATATCTCTGCGGGCCACACCAACTCCTTCTGGGGTTGTGCAGGTCTGCCTGAAGGGCTGGAGTGGGAAGCACCCTGTCTGTAGGGCATGCAAAAGCTATGGCACTACCCAGGAAGAATCCACACTTTTCAGCACCTGAGGCAGTGCCTGGCTCACCTGAGCTGCAAGAGGGCTGCTGTAGATGTTCCCAAAGGCCCCCTCGGGAGTCTGGGCCTGCAAGACTTTCGCCTTCACTCGCTCCACAGACTGGTGCAGTTTGACCCCCAGCTCTGGTGGGTAGAAGGTGGCCCGCTGCAAGCAGGCAAAGGCCAGCCCTGCCATGGCCTCCGTGTCTGCAGGAAGAAAGGCCCAAAAGGAGAGTGAAGTGGGGGTGCTGCCAATTGTGTGGCACGGACTGAGGTCCAGCAGCAACAGCAGAACTGCACACAACTGGAACCCTTACCCACAGAAGAACCCTTACCCACAGAAAGCTTGCCATGGATCCCAAGCCGGCTGTGCTCCTCAGCGTGCAAGAGCCTGTGGATCACGTGCACATCGGCCATCTTCCCGTGGATGCACAGGGCCAACAGCCCCAAGCCATACTGGTAGTAGTTGGTGAGGGGCTGGCCGAGGTTCTCAGAACCTGGGGCAGAAGCAAATCCCTGTTAGCCATTCCCTCATGAATCCCAGACCCAGAATGGGAAGAGTGGTCATGCGCCATATATGGCCATTTTGGCAGCCTCACAgcccaaaaggaaaaggaaaaccacCCCACCTGGGGAGTGGTGCTGCTTGAAGGCCAGGCGTGGGACTTGGGTTGGGTGAAGAAAAGGCCGATCCCATTTGCCCTCCGCAGCGGTGCCCCTCCTTGCCATGGGAGGCAATGCAGAGCGGACACAATCCAATCCAAAAAAGGCCATGTGGCCATGCCTTAGTAAGGTCCAAATGCCACTTTGGCCCTGGCCCCTAGCCCAACCCTGATAGTGCCTTCCTTTCAGGAGGAAGGTGGCAGCGGGAGGAGCATTGTACctatctcctccttctccttgtgCAGGTGAAGCTTCAGCTGAGTGACCAGCCGGTGGGCCTCAGGCGTCTCCATGTTGTGGCAGGCTGCGCGTAATGCCAACAGGTAAAGTGCCAAGCGGCCCGTGCCAGGCTGCTCCTGATACTTGACAGCCACCTGATCACTGAGCCAGAGAGAATCGAACCAAATCAGGGTTAGGCCTTGCTCAGGTGGATTTCCCCACCAAGGCAGGAGACCCAGGGCTCCTACCTGCTGTTGTTGGGCTGATAGACCCCCTTGAGCCGCTCCAGGTAGAGGCGCTCCTTCTCCAGGCTGTGGTGCTTGGTAAGACGGAGTCCCAGGTAGATGTTGGGGTCAGGCTCCCGGGTGGCATCGTGAGCCAGCGCCAAGAGCTCTGCGCTCAAGGAAGCCACGCGGTGCCCGTTTCCTGATGGGATTTCttcaaggaggaagaagagaagacacAGCCCAGGATAATAATGACATGGCCCTATTGGGTCATGTCACGTCCCTCTTCCTGGCACTTGAACGCCAACACCGCTTCCCCCCATTCTCATTCCTGTCCCTTTCAAACAAACCAAGAGGCAGGACAAGAAGCCCCAAATTCACCAGGAGCTGGCAGAAAAGGCTATACTAACTCAACTCTTGTGTGCCATGGAATCTGAGGcacacctccattttcaaaaccctgaaaccccaaaaaagtatttgctgccaaatgcCATGCGGATGGCAAAAAGTACACTCTTTGTGATGGGCCAAAAAAGGCACACGTTACAGTTGTTGCCGGCTtataattccctttttaaaaataaatgtttgaacaccaaagcttccagtgaCGGAAAAGAAAACATTGGGGTGTGTCTATGCTGCAATATGAATCcactatgctatggaatcacaggagcccATCTGCCAAAAAAAagcagatgcctcaccaaactataaagcCCAAGACTGCAGAGTATTGAGCCCTGGCCATTgaattagagatgacatccccCAAACAGGAGCTCCAGACACAagtcctgaagcagcttcccctttggctttggctcagaaCTAAGGTGACTGTATGATGCGGATCTAATGCGCACCCTGATTTTGGTGAGGTATTTtagcccaaaaaggtgagcattagatttgaataaATAGCGTATTCTTCAGGAGCAAAACTGGGGACTGCCTCGTTTTCATTATCAGTGCCCAGTGATGGCAAGGGAAACCCCAAAGAGGGTCATGGGCCATGATCTGCTCTGTCGGGTCGACGGGACCGTAATGCTGGCAGCCCAAAAGCCGGAATGCTACAGGCCACCCCTGGCCTCAAGATCAAGCTTACCTCAGAACCCAGAAAGGGCATGGACTCACCGCAAAGCTGCACTGAGGAGATGAGGATCTGGAGGATGGGGAAGAACCACAGCCACCTGGACCCCATCCCTGCCATCGAATAGTGGAGGAAGTGAACCCAGTGAGGATCAGGGCTCTTTGTCCCGTCCGGGTGCAGTTGCCTGGCAAAGCGGAGAAATCTCAGTGCATTGGAAGCTTCCCGGGAAGCCAGAGCTGAGCTGGCAAAACAAGAAGGACTTTGGTTCACAAAGAAGCCGAGGAGGGATAAGAAGGAGAGAGTCAAAGTCCTGGTGACATCAGCAAGGAGGGGGCATGAGTAACTTGGCTGGCACCTTGAGGGAAACGTCCCTCTCATTCTTGCATCCGCACTGTGGGACAAATGCTGTTTCGAGCCCCACTTTGGGACCGCCTTGGCTCAAGACTCTGGGAGCCTGGGAGTGGTCATTTCCTAAGGGCAAAGCAGACCAGAGCCTGCATTAAGCCCactgtgtagatgtacccaggGAAGACAATGGATTTGCCAAGCAACAGATCCTGGGACTCTCTAGCATTGAACATTAAGATCAAATTTCAAAATGACCTTCACAGATGAGAGAGAcaaatggccaaaactaacaaaatgcatttcaacaaggacaaatgtaagatacaacacttaggcagaaaaaaatgaaatgcaaagatacagaatgggagacgccgGCTTGACAACAGCCCAGGTGAGAAacatcttggagtctttgtggacaagagACTGAACATgaaccaagagtgtgatgcagcagctcaaaaacccAATAGGATGTTGGGGtgcatccaaaggagtctagTTTCGAGATCGAGGGAAGTcgtggtgcctctctattcagctttggtcagacctctttacctggaatcacactgtatccaattctgggccccacagttcaaaagaggtatgataagctggaaggtgtccagaggaagaggttgactaaaatgatcaaaggtctggagaccatgaataatcccttTGAGAGTGTCTTAAAAAACTGGTTCCGTTTAGCCAGTAGAAGAAAAGGTGGAGAGGaggcatgagagccatgtataatatGGGAAAAGGTGTCATTAGGAAGAGAAAactggcttgttttctgctgcccttgaaactaggagtaggaaaggagtttccacttgaacattaggaagaacttcctgactgtacgaagagctgttcaacagtggaactctctgcttcaaagttcagtggaagctcctttctttgaagcttttaaaaagaggtcgaatggccatctgtcaaggatacCTTGattatgctttttctgcatggcagggggttggactagatggcccaaggggtctcttccaactttatgattctatgaaccaggGCAGTCCAAGTGGGGTCAAATGGCAATCATTCaccactgtagatgcacccttagatacAGCCTTTGTCTGGGGATCATATCATTGTCCCATTCTTTGTCCAAATGGGGTTTTTTGACTGTTTCTCAGTCCCGAGGGTCAAAAAGGACCTATTGTCTTCCCAAGAACAGCCTGAGATCCAACTTTGAGCCAAGGAGCTGCCCTTTGCCCACCTGGGCTTCAAAGCTCGGGTTGGAAAGGTCAAATGAAGAGACTTTGGGGGCTGGCATGATGGGTCAAAGgagtgcagtttgaccccactggaactgccctggctcaaggccGGGAGTTGACACTTGGCGAGACTGAGAAGGGGACTGACCAGATGCCTAGGATTGTAGAGGATGGAGCCAGGGCAGATCAAGGGGTTCCAAGCAAGCCCACCAGAGCCTTAGCTACTCACTCACAATCCcagcttcttcctttctctctctctcaggatcAGGAGCCTATTCCCCTTCCAGTGTCTGCTTCCCGGCCCTTGTTGACTTGAGTCACGTGGGAGGCCTCTTCCAGCTGCTGAAGTCagctgtttgggtttttttttcctgccaaaagagaaggaaggaagttgcGAAACTGGCAGAGAGGCAGAATACACAAGTGACAGACAACGCCAGGGAATGGCCTTCGCCAGGCAGTAGTTGGCAAAGGCAGGATAATGTGAtagtaatgataatgataaaaagAATgatgcagtgcctttcgtgttctttgatttgtgtctgggcactgctgcgtttgggggtccctatgtagacgtcttgtccacagctgcctggtatacagtagactcctgcagaggtgaaaggatccctcttatcctttgctgaacgcaGCATTCGGTGGATTTTCTgactgggtctgtagatagtttggaggttgtgtttcttcattagggatgaatcaaggaacatgaaaggcgctgcaggctgattcaaccagagatgtcagccattgcagagcacttgaattccagacaggaaacaaccagggccagctaacatctcccaaaggattcccccaggcaggaagccgccaggctttgaagctgcaaggctactcagtgttAATCAAGtaggccaatggcaacattcccacttgcctccaactgtcaagtcctttctcccaccctgaacattattccacatatatataaaccccacttgtctagattccaacaaatctcacaacctctgaggacgcctgccatagatgtgagcaaaacgtcaggagagaatgtttctggaaaatggccacgcaggccagaaaactcacccattactgggttgttataagtttttgaggctgtatggccatgttccagaagcattctctcctgacatttcgtctgcatctatggcaggcatcctcagtggttgtggtgtctgttggaaactaggaaaatgggatttatatatctgtggaatgtccggggggggggggggagaactcttgtctgttggagctaggtgtgaatgtttcaattggccacctcgattagcatttaatggcatggcagtttcaaggtgttgcttcttactgcctggggaagtcctttgttgagaggtgattagctgtccctgcttgtttcttgtctggagttcccctgtgtttgagtcttatttactgttatgatgattttagagttttttaatactagtagccagatcttgttcattttaatggtttcctcttttctcttaaaattgtccacctgcttatggatttcaatggtttttctgtgtagacttcacaacctctgaggatgcctgccatagatgcaggcaaaacgtcaggagagaatgcttctggaacatggccacacagcccgaaaaacttacaacccggtgattccggccataaaagccttcgacaacttcttcttgttcttcttcttattattattattattattagaaacacaacaagatgagtccacagcagacactctgctggctgttgtattggatcacacgtcggacacttcccaggtgtctaggactgtgtgatgtatcggtgaataaagcatgcagatcctagtaaggtggctttctgcagctggcagatggtaattttgtcagcgccgattgtgtttaagtgcaggccaaggtctttatttatttatttatttatttatttggtatgcttgtataccgctaatatctcagcctgtgcggcgactcattgcggtttacaacatgttaaaatatacaatgttaaaaaatacaattcacttaagcatataaaaattaaaattaagaatacatacaaaaaacatacgcagtctttaggcactgcaccttgtgtgccgatcaccactgggaccaccttgactggtgtgtgccagagtctttgcagttcgatctttaaatcctcatattgtgtcagattttccagttgtttctttttctatattgttatttatttattatttttatatttatatttttatatttatttatattatactagctgtcccttgccacatgttgctgtggcccacatgggggttctgtgtgggacgtttggcccaattctattgttggtggtgtttagaatgctctgtgattgtaggtgaactatatatcccagcaacaaggtaaaggttgtcccctgacattaagtccagtcatgtctgactctggggtgtggtgctcatctccatttccaagccgaagagccggcattgtccatagacacctccaaggtcatgtggccagcatgaccgcatggagcgccgttaccttcccgccggagcggtacctattgatctactcacatttgcatgtttttgaactgctaggttggcagaagctagggctaacagtggaagctcacgccgctccctggaatcgaacctgcgaccttttggtcaacaagctcagcagctcagtgctttaactcactgagtttggtccagatccatcattgtttgagtccacagtgatctctggatgtaggtgaactacaactccaaaaccaaaggacactgcccaccaaacccttccagtattttctgttggtcatgggaggactgtgtgccaagtttggttcaattccatcgttggtggggttcagaatgctttttgattgtaggtgaactataaatcccagcaactacaactcccaaatgacaaaatcaatttttttgagtgaaggacatacattgggttgttaggtgtcttgtgtccaaatttggtgtcaattcgtccagtggtttttgagttctgttaatcccacaaacgaacattacatttttatttatatagatattctctttatattatatatttattattattattattattattattattattattattattatagaacagcacaacaacagagaggaaacaaacaaggacatctaatcacctctcaacaaaggattgctccaggcactgccaggcaatcaaatgctaatcaaggtggtcagttgaaacattcacacctagctctaacagacaagagtcctttgtcccactctggtcattccaggaaccttttcctagttccaacagacctcactacctctgaggatgcttgccatagatgcaggcgaaacgtcaagagaaaatgcctctagaacatggccatatagctcgaaaaaacctacaacaacccggtgattccggccatgaaagccttcgacagtacattattattattattatggattctATAGGATTGTAATCCCACGGCAGAAGCGGTGTGCTTCCGCCGTGGGATTACAATCCTATagaatccataataataataatagtaataataataataataataataataataatggcaaggatcctcagaggtacgCTTCCGCTGTGGGATTACAATCCTAtagaatcaataataataataataataataataataatggcaagcatcctcagtggtgtGCATCTGCCGTGGGATTACAATCCTATagaatccataataataataataataataataataataatggcaagcatcctcagaggtagtgaggtctgttggaactaggaaaaagggtttgtatatctgtggaatgaccagagtgggacaaaggactcttgtctgttagagccaggtgtgaatgtttcaactgatcaccttgattaacatttgattgcctggcagtgcctggagcaatcctttgttgagaggtgattagatgtccttgtttgtttcctctctgttgttgtgctgttctataataataataataataataataataatatatttataaaaatataaataaaaatgtagaagccaatataaataaaaatgtagaagCTAGAAGCCAATctctctctgtattgtcgaaggctttcatggctggaatcactaagttcttgtgggttttttcgggctatatggccatgaggcattttctcctgacgtttcgcctgcatctatggcaagcatcctcagaggtagtgaggtctgttggaaataggaaaatgggtttatatatttgtggaatggctggggtggggcaaagagctcttctctgctgaagctaggtgtgaatgtttcagctgaccaccttcattagcatttgaaggcctggctgagcctgggaaaatgttttgttgagaggctcagccaggccttcaaatgctaatgaaggtggtcagcttaaacattcacacctagctccagcagagaagagctctttgccccaccccagtcattccacagatatataaacccactgtcctatttccaacagacctcactacctctgaggatgcttcccatagatgcaggcgaaacgtcaggagagaatgcctctagaacatggccatatagcccgaaaaaccccacaagaaccaatctctctctctttctctctccctccccccctcccccccacttgCCTCTGAGGCCCATCTCAAGCCGTCCATTCTGGTGCCTGCTCCGAAcgtctatttttgttttgtttatttcttcGGGCCAATTCCAAtcgcggaggggggggggggctaagaggcctcttctcccttcttccgAGGTCTCTGGGGAAGGGGTCGGAGTGGGTTTGATTCAGGCATCACAGAAGACACCCAGGGGTCCTGAGAGCCTGAGGTGAGTGGGCGGGGCTTGCTGGGCTGAGTGGCACGTGGGAATCAGAGGCAAGATGGGCGGCCTAGAGAAGAAGAAGGTAAAAGGCTGGGCCGCGGAGGGACTggggcaggcatgggccagcttg encodes:
- the TCN2 gene encoding transcobalamin-2 translates to MAGMGSRWLWFFPILQILISSVQLCEIPSGNGHRVASLSAELLALAHDATREPDPNIYLGLRLTKHHSLEKERLYLERLKGVYQPNNSSDQVAVKYQEQPGTGRLALYLLALRAACHNMETPEAHRLVTQLKLHLHKEKEEIGSENLGQPLTNYYQYGLGLLALCIHGKMADVHVIHRLLHAEEHSRLGIHGKLSVDTEAMAGLAFACLQRATFYPPELGVKLHQSVERVKAKVLQAQTPEGAFGNIYSSPLAAQFLLAVGQSQKEPKCPKGMTSLLQHLEQGDSQDVLFKSQLLPVLNGKSYLDIASMECHTERDGLALGTPSPTAPHATRPSKQIAVQLIVKQPPRKLPLFRRVLTVAQGSSLLDVLNVASREDRAPLTFETKETFSGPFLMALMGVKAQEGERKYWKILRAPSSLLEQGLADYIPQDKETIILRFSPW